A part of Mucilaginibacter defluvii genomic DNA contains:
- a CDS encoding Crp/Fnr family transcriptional regulator has protein sequence MFAGLLKHISKYVSLTAEEELIVAEYFKPETVNKKQYLLSEGENCSTQYFVTKGCLRMFFIKENGSEHIVQFGIDNWWLADYMSMDTRQPSGFYIQAVEKSELLSLSVANQEKLLELVPKLERYFMRVMQKGFGAFQMRIRYLFDMTSEEQYNLFVDRFPGFVQRVPQYMLASYLGVTPEFLSKVRGKRR, from the coding sequence ATGTTTGCCGGCCTTTTAAAACACATCAGTAAATATGTAAGCCTTACTGCCGAGGAGGAGCTTATTGTTGCGGAGTATTTCAAGCCCGAAACCGTAAATAAAAAGCAATACCTGCTATCCGAAGGTGAAAACTGTTCAACGCAATATTTTGTAACCAAGGGTTGCCTGCGCATGTTTTTTATTAAGGAGAATGGCAGCGAGCACATTGTTCAGTTCGGTATAGACAACTGGTGGCTGGCCGACTATATGAGCATGGACACCCGGCAGCCATCCGGGTTTTATATACAGGCGGTTGAAAAATCAGAATTGCTGAGCTTAAGCGTAGCCAACCAGGAGAAGCTATTAGAACTCGTGCCCAAGCTGGAGCGCTATTTTATGCGTGTAATGCAAAAAGGATTCGGTGCTTTCCAGATGCGGATACGCTATTTGTTTGATATGACAAGCGAGGAGCAATACAACTTGTTTGTTGATCGGTTTCCGGGCTTTGTACAGCGCGTGCCGCAATACATGCTAGCATCGTACCTGGGTGTAACGCCTGAGTTTTTAAGTAAAGTACGCGGAAAGAGGCGTTAA
- the hflX gene encoding GTPase HflX, which translates to MKQKFYDTAVKQEKAVLVGVITADETEEMEKEYLEELEFLVETAGGKTVKHFTQKLSRPERATYVGTGKLEEIKEYVFAEEIDIVVFDDELSPSQLRNIENELKVKILDRNNLILDIFAGRAQTAQAKTQVELAQLQYLLPRLTRLWTHLERQKGGIGMRGPGESQIETDRRLILNKISLLKGKLKDIDRQNETQRKNRHQLVRAALVGYTNVGKSTIMNMLSKSEVFAENKLFATLDTTVRKVVIENAPFLLSDTVGFIRKLPHHLVECFKSTLDEVREADILVHVVDISHPNFEDQIRTVNETLKELGAVDKENITVFNKIDAYQPTEIFEGEELKPLTLEDFKHSWMARHNSPAIFISAAKRENIDEFRQLLYDKVKAIHTARYPYDHLLY; encoded by the coding sequence ATGAAACAAAAATTTTATGATACTGCTGTGAAGCAGGAAAAAGCGGTTTTAGTGGGCGTAATTACTGCCGACGAAACCGAGGAAATGGAAAAGGAGTACCTGGAAGAGCTGGAATTTTTGGTAGAGACCGCCGGTGGAAAAACCGTTAAGCATTTTACCCAAAAGCTAAGCCGTCCGGAACGTGCTACCTATGTGGGTACCGGTAAGCTCGAAGAAATAAAGGAATATGTATTTGCCGAAGAAATTGATATCGTGGTGTTTGATGATGAGCTGTCGCCATCTCAGTTGCGTAATATTGAGAATGAACTCAAAGTAAAGATACTGGATCGTAATAACCTCATTCTGGATATTTTTGCCGGGCGGGCACAAACCGCGCAGGCCAAAACACAGGTTGAGCTGGCTCAACTACAATACCTTTTACCGCGCCTTACCCGTTTGTGGACCCACTTAGAGCGCCAGAAGGGTGGTATCGGTATGCGTGGGCCGGGTGAATCGCAGATTGAGACTGACCGCCGTTTGATCCTCAACAAAATATCTTTGTTAAAAGGCAAACTAAAAGATATTGATCGCCAGAATGAGACACAGCGTAAAAACCGGCATCAATTGGTGCGCGCGGCCTTGGTGGGGTATACCAACGTAGGTAAATCAACCATCATGAACATGCTTTCCAAGTCGGAAGTATTTGCTGAGAACAAACTGTTTGCTACGCTTGATACTACTGTACGTAAGGTGGTGATTGAGAATGCGCCGTTTTTACTGTCAGACACCGTCGGGTTTATCCGCAAATTGCCTCACCATTTGGTGGAATGCTTTAAATCGACACTGGATGAGGTGCGCGAGGCGGATATACTGGTACATGTGGTTGATATTTCGCATCCTAACTTTGAGGATCAGATACGTACGGTTAACGAAACGTTGAAGGAGTTAGGCGCGGTAGATAAGGAAAACATCACGGTGTTTAATAAAATTGATGCTTACCAGCCAACAGAGATATTTGAAGGCGAGGAGCTGAAGCCGCTAACGCTTGAAGATTTTAAGCACAGCTGGATGGCTCGCCACAACAGCCCGGCCATTTTTATATCAGCCGCTAAACGCGAAAATATAGACGAATTCAGGCAGTTATTGTATGATAAGGTAAAAGCCATACATACAGCCCGATATCCTTACGATCATTTGTTATATTAG
- a CDS encoding Imm27 family immunity protein: MKLLPEETLIIGDWIFRDRKMIGDDNCERIEWLAKNYLKAVGAEDGNWTTIYQDPNDKRYWRHTYPKFEMQGGGPPLLENIGSVFLTAEHKSVEINIQKYIILETGNDGGHRYIEGKVFYKGNTRRITVFFESKLDEAKLTINTPIKIQGEFQDDGEAYGLILRHALLM, encoded by the coding sequence ATGAAACTTCTGCCTGAAGAAACATTAATTATCGGGGATTGGATATTTAGGGATCGGAAAATGATTGGGGATGACAATTGTGAAAGAATAGAGTGGTTAGCTAAAAATTATCTAAAAGCAGTTGGTGCTGAAGATGGAAATTGGACGACCATTTACCAAGATCCTAATGATAAGCGTTATTGGCGGCATACTTATCCAAAGTTTGAAATGCAAGGTGGAGGGCCACCTTTACTTGAAAATATTGGCAGTGTTTTTTTAACAGCCGAGCATAAAAGCGTTGAAATAAACATACAAAAGTATATCATTTTGGAAACGGGTAATGATGGCGGTCATCGCTATATTGAAGGCAAAGTGTTTTATAAGGGCAATACAAGGAGGATAACTGTGTTTTTTGAAAGTAAGCTTGATGAAGCAAAGCTCACTATTAATACTCCGATTAAGATACAGGGAGAATTTCAGGATGATGGTGAAGCATACGGGCTTATTTTAAGGCATGCCTTACTCATGTAA
- a CDS encoding DUF922 domain-containing protein gives MALKFWKTLLLVMLCTAGSSFAQQGYKTLTLTDFQGSPRRSNFAAVAYTNCSISYNYSVKRIRGVFRIDFEVSMVMNKDKSWLDRSRIKNPEMLAEILRHEQGHYDIAYLQQQEVLRTFNRTQFGRDYSLVIADIFNRIDAKYQQMNADYERETNHMQNREQQLVWNRYLQKKVSNLPPLTASM, from the coding sequence ATGGCATTAAAATTCTGGAAGACTTTGCTGTTGGTTATGCTGTGCACGGCCGGCAGCAGCTTTGCACAGCAGGGCTATAAAACACTTACCCTAACCGATTTTCAAGGGTCGCCACGGCGCAGTAATTTTGCCGCTGTTGCTTATACCAATTGTAGCATCAGCTATAATTACAGCGTAAAACGCATACGCGGTGTATTCAGAATTGACTTTGAGGTGAGCATGGTGATGAACAAGGATAAATCATGGCTTGACCGCAGCCGCATTAAAAATCCCGAAATGCTGGCTGAAATATTAAGGCACGAACAAGGCCATTATGATATTGCTTACCTGCAACAGCAGGAAGTGCTCAGAACTTTTAACCGCACCCAATTTGGCCGCGATTACAGTTTGGTAATTGCTGATATTTTTAACCGGATAGACGCCAAGTACCAGCAAATGAATGCCGACTATGAACGCGAAACTAACCACATGCAAAACAGGGAGCAACAACTGGTTTGGAACAGGTACCTGCAAAAGAAGGTGAGTAATTTACCGCCGCTAACAGCATCGATGTAA
- a CDS encoding SPFH domain-containing protein, translating into MDVSIPITIVTVLLLIILFSSFVTVKQGTIAVVTIFGKYRRILTPGLNFKIPLIELIYSRISIQNRSVELEFQAVTYDQANVYFKAMLLYSVLDQQEETIKNVAFKFVDERNLMQALVRTVEGSIRAFVATKRQADVLILRRDIVEHVKEQLDNILESWGYHLQDLQLNDITFDDIIMKSMSQVVASNNLKAAAENEGQALLITKTKAAEAEGNAIKISAEAERQAAQLRGQGIALFREEVAKGMTVAAKEMQEADMDTSVILFTMWTESIKHFAENSSGNVIFLDGSVDGMQRTMKETMGLNLLKDDKVKK; encoded by the coding sequence GGACGTTTCTATCCCTATTACCATTGTAACCGTATTACTGTTAATTATACTGTTCAGTTCATTTGTGACCGTAAAACAGGGCACTATAGCCGTGGTTACCATTTTTGGCAAATACCGCCGCATACTTACACCGGGGCTTAATTTCAAGATACCGCTTATCGAGCTGATCTACTCTCGCATTTCCATTCAAAACCGATCGGTTGAGCTGGAGTTCCAGGCCGTAACTTACGATCAGGCTAACGTTTATTTCAAAGCGATGCTTTTATACTCGGTGCTCGATCAGCAGGAGGAAACCATCAAGAACGTCGCTTTTAAATTTGTTGACGAGCGCAACCTGATGCAGGCATTGGTACGCACCGTTGAGGGGTCCATCCGTGCGTTTGTGGCCACCAAGCGCCAGGCCGATGTGCTGATTTTGCGCCGCGACATTGTGGAGCACGTAAAAGAACAACTGGACAACATACTCGAAAGCTGGGGCTATCATCTGCAGGATCTGCAGTTGAACGATATTACATTCGATGATATCATCATGAAATCAATGAGCCAGGTGGTGGCATCAAACAACCTGAAGGCCGCTGCCGAAAACGAAGGCCAGGCCCTGCTCATTACTAAAACAAAGGCTGCCGAGGCCGAAGGTAATGCCATCAAGATATCTGCAGAGGCTGAACGCCAGGCAGCTCAATTACGCGGCCAGGGTATAGCTTTGTTCCGCGAAGAAGTTGCCAAGGGTATGACCGTTGCGGCAAAAGAAATGCAGGAAGCAGATATGGATACATCGGTGATATTATTTACCATGTGGACTGAATCCATCAAACACTTTGCAGAGAACTCATCCGGTAACGTAATATTTCTTGATGGCTCGGTAGATGGTATGCAACGCACTATGAAAGAAACGATGGGCTTAAACCTTTTAAAGGATGACAAGGTCAAAAAGTAA